A genomic region of Notamacropus eugenii isolate mMacEug1 chromosome 3, mMacEug1.pri_v2, whole genome shotgun sequence contains the following coding sequences:
- the LOC140532127 gene encoding uncharacterized protein: protein MRKAKVAGGGGGRRGGAGSSSRGSRRDLPGPGRAGLPVSGPRLRRGGCSLRRDRAPPPSTLVPELSLCSAPQRALAGASSRRRAAPSGPQERERDREQDRGRGRGRAAPSASPSSGPGGRCPSPCSAGRPQLRAALSGPAEPPGVRGRSTALPSSSSSSSFSSAPPSPAASSSSRAGAAPSLALLLLLLLLLGAAAAASSLASSSRSGSPPPPPPPPPPPPPPPPPPGRAQAAPEQRRSRPARGSRRLAMSGSAAAAAPAPAAAAAAAPFPPPPPGASLPEHGRRHRHRQPRQPQRPEAGGGGAGGHSASGPPGPGHQRAALGAGNFGASFQCQSIHHDHICNEDSDKFPCWHYCYS, encoded by the coding sequence GCCAAGgtcgcggggggggggggggggcggagagggGGGGCAGGAAGTTCCAGCCGGGGCTCCCGCAGGGATCTCCCGGGGCCGGGGCGGGCGGGGCTCCCAGTCTCGGGGCCGCGGCTGCGGAGGGGCGGGTGCTCGCTCCGTCGTGACCGCGCTCCTCCCCCGTCCACTTTGGTCCCCGAACTTAGTTTGTGCTCAGCTCCGCAGCGTGCCCTCGCGGGCGCCAGCTCCCGCCGCCGGGCCGCGCCGTCCGGGCCCCAGGAGCGGGAGCGGGACCGGGAGCAGgaccggggccggggccggggccgggccgCGCCGTCCGCTTCTCCGAGCTCGGGGCCGGGAGGGCGATGCCCATCCCCGTGCTCGGCCGGCCGCCCACAGCTGCGGGCAGCGCTCTCCGGGCCGGCTGAGCCCCCGGGGGTCCGCGGCCGCTCGACGGcgcttccttcctcctcctcctcctcctccttttcctccgcTCCTCCTTCCCCGGCCGCTTCCTCCTCCTCCCGGGCTGGGGCTGCTCCCAGCCTCgcgctcctgctcctgctcctcctcctgctgGGAGCCGCCGCCGCTGCCTCCTCCCTCGCCTCCTCCTCCCGCTCGGGCTCCCCGCCTcctcctccgccgccgccgccgcctcctcctcctcctccgccgcCGCCCGGCCGGGCCCAGGCCGCTCCCGAGCAGCGCCGCTCCCGCCCAGCCCGGGGCTCCAGGCGGCTCGCCATGAGCGGAAGCGCGGCCGCCGCCGCTCCTGccccggccgccgccgccgccgccgctcccttcccgccgccgccgcccgggGCCAGCCTCCCGGAGCACGGCCGGCGCCACCGCCACCGCCAGCCCAGGCAGCCGCAGCGCCCCGAGGCCGGAGGAGGGGGCGCCGGGGGCCACTCCGCCTCCGGCCCTCCCGGCCCCGGGCACCAGAGGGCGGCCCTCGGAGCAG